One segment of Carassius auratus strain Wakin chromosome 2, ASM336829v1, whole genome shotgun sequence DNA contains the following:
- the LOC113118580 gene encoding protein FAM49B-like produces the protein MGNLIKVLTRDIDNNGGNFFLDFENAKPTEAEKRVWEEVNEVLTESESVLQDLQSYSGAGEAIRQAIQHPNDEHVQESAWAAVVPLVGKLKKFYEFSLKLEDSLQGLLEFLTSSRCSPTQHLEQEQALARQFAQILHFTLRFDELKMTNPAIQNDFSYYRRTLSRMRIINQTAEEHNEVDNELANRMSLFYANATPMLKTLSDATTKFVSKHAELPVENTTDCLSTMASVCKVMLETPEYRTRFASDDTVLFCLRVMVGVIILYDYVHPAGAFVKSSKIDMKGCIKVLRYQPPNSVEGLLNALRYTTKHLNDETTSKQIKNMLQA, from the exons ATGGGGAATCTGATTAAGGTTCTCACACGAGACATTGACAACAACGGAGGGAACTTTTTTCTGGACTTTGAAA ATGCCAAGCCCACAGAAGCTGAGAAGAGAGTATGGGAGGAGGTCAATGAGGTGCTGACAGAGTCAGAGAGTGTGTTACAGGACCTGCAGTCATATAGTGGAGCAGGTGAAGCCATCAGACAG GCCATACAGCATCCCAATGATGAGCATGTGCAAGAGAGTGCGTGGGCCGCTGTGGTACCCCTGGTTGGCAAACTGAAGAAGTTTTATGAGTTCTCTCTAAAACTGG AAGACTCTCTGCAGGGCCTGTTGGAGTTTCTCACCAGCTCGCGCTGCAGCCCAACTCAACATCTGGAGCAGGAGCAGGCGCTGGCACGGCAGTTCGCTCAGATTTTGCATTTCACGCTTCGCTTCGATGAGCTGAAG ATGACCAACCCAGCCATCCAGAATGACTTCAGCTACTACAGAAGGACCCTGAGCCGCATGCGTATTATCAACCAAACA GCAGAAGAGCATAATGAGGTTGACAACGAGCTGGCCAATCGCATGTCTCTCTTCTACGCCAATGCCACGCCCATGCTGAAAACGTTAAGCGATGCCACGACTAAATTTGTATCAAAG CATGCAGAACTGCCCGTAGAGAACACAACAGATTGTCTGAGTACGATGGCAAGTGTGTGTAAAGTCATGTTAGAGACACC GGAGTACCGCACTCGATTTGCCAGTGATGACACAGTGTTATTCTGTCTGCGTGTGATGGTGGGGGTGATCATCTTATACGACTATGTCCATCCAGCTGGAGCTTTCGTAAAATCCTCTAAAATCGAT ATGAAAGGATGCATTAAGGTTCTGCGATATCAGCCGCCCAACAGTGTGGAGGGGCTTCTCAATGCCCTCAG GTACACAACAAAACATTTGAACGATGAGACTACCTCCAAGCAAATCAAAAACATGTTGCAAGCTTGA